One genomic segment of Bifidobacterium breve DSM 20213 = JCM 1192 includes these proteins:
- a CDS encoding alpha/beta fold hydrolase — MQVTMIDENKYAETMTDVVLPALEQCRDEGWYDPSAAERSAGIEPLSGIMDTGGRSGQLHYLCYDSAKFDAIREQGATATFRGAIVISHGFTEFAEKYDELVWYFLLAGYSVCVLEHRGHGKSSRDVENPCMVWIDDWRRYVADLAGFAETIGQQYAAGMPLNLFCHSMGGGIGALVLEQYPTLFDKAVLSAPMIAPATGMPLGVARVLVGALCGLGFGKKRVFGQSDFTPEFSMEGNEGASAARERWYFKLRCENREYQTYCAAFEWVRQALKMNRAVLSPTACAEVETPVLLFQSGRDIWVLNNPQNRFVQLVKDGGGEADMVRYPESLHEIFSMPNAIYKPYLERILSFYDDPMIASATY; from the coding sequence ATGCAGGTGACGATGATCGACGAAAACAAGTACGCCGAAACGATGACGGACGTGGTGCTGCCCGCCCTCGAGCAATGCCGAGATGAAGGCTGGTACGACCCGTCCGCTGCCGAGCGATCGGCTGGTATTGAGCCGCTTTCCGGCATTATGGATACAGGCGGACGCTCTGGTCAACTGCACTACTTGTGCTACGACTCGGCCAAGTTCGACGCAATTCGCGAGCAAGGCGCCACCGCCACCTTCCGCGGGGCCATCGTCATCAGCCACGGGTTCACCGAGTTCGCGGAAAAATATGACGAGCTGGTCTGGTACTTCCTGCTTGCCGGCTATTCGGTATGTGTGCTCGAGCATCGTGGGCACGGCAAATCTTCCCGCGACGTCGAGAACCCATGCATGGTGTGGATCGATGATTGGCGCCGATATGTGGCCGATTTGGCCGGCTTCGCCGAAACCATCGGACAGCAGTACGCGGCCGGCATGCCGCTGAACCTGTTCTGCCACTCGATGGGCGGCGGCATCGGCGCACTGGTGCTTGAGCAGTATCCGACCTTGTTCGACAAGGCGGTGCTCTCCGCCCCGATGATCGCCCCCGCCACTGGTATGCCGTTGGGCGTGGCCCGTGTGCTGGTCGGCGCGCTGTGCGGTCTGGGTTTCGGCAAAAAGCGCGTGTTCGGACAGTCCGACTTCACCCCGGAATTCTCCATGGAAGGCAACGAGGGCGCCTCCGCGGCGCGTGAACGCTGGTATTTCAAACTGCGTTGCGAGAACCGTGAGTATCAGACCTATTGTGCGGCCTTCGAATGGGTGCGGCAGGCGCTGAAGATGAACCGGGCTGTGCTCAGCCCCACCGCCTGCGCCGAAGTGGAGACGCCAGTGCTGCTGTTCCAGTCCGGGCGCGATATCTGGGTGCTCAACAATCCGCAGAACCGTTTCGTCCAACTGGTCAAGGACGGCGGCGGCGAGGCGGACATGGTGCGTTACCCTGAATCGCTGCATGAGATTTTCTCGATGCCGAACGCCATCTACAAGCCGTACCTCGAGAGAATCCTGAGCTTCTACGACGATCCGATGATTGCCAGCGCCACGTACTGA
- a CDS encoding Hsp20/alpha crystallin family protein: protein MAMFPALMNDTMFSDLFDDPFFEGWRNTDNAMSAAMPANMMTTDVRETDKGYDVDIDMPGFKKDDINLELNNGYLTVSASRSSEHEDKDPAAEGKDSDEQCACASDSGKWLRRERYMGSCSRSFYVGDDVKESDIHASYQNGTLCVQVPKMQAQPQVEAKHRIAIEG, encoded by the coding sequence ATGGCAATGTTTCCGGCTTTGATGAATGACACTATGTTCTCGGATCTGTTCGATGACCCGTTCTTTGAGGGCTGGCGCAACACGGACAACGCGATGAGCGCTGCGATGCCTGCCAACATGATGACCACCGATGTGCGCGAGACCGATAAGGGCTACGACGTCGACATCGATATGCCTGGTTTCAAGAAGGACGACATCAACCTTGAGTTGAACAACGGCTATCTGACCGTGTCTGCGTCTCGCAGCAGCGAGCATGAAGACAAGGATCCGGCTGCTGAAGGTAAGGACTCGGATGAGCAGTGCGCTTGCGCGTCCGATTCCGGCAAGTGGCTGCGCCGCGAACGCTACATGGGTTCGTGCTCTCGTAGCTTCTATGTCGGCGATGACGTGAAGGAATCCGACATCCACGCCAGCTACCAGAACGGCACGCTGTGCGTCCAGGTGCCGAAGATGCAGGCTCAGCCGCAGGTTGAGGCCAAGCATCGGATCGCAATTGAGGGCTGA
- the yddG gene encoding aromatic amino acid DMT transporter YddG translates to MADDARNASGTPAPTASHAGHSGGHVVSSRATAVGLMAIVLWSFMAGTVRIVAESFGATLGSALIYTVGGVLLLVFRRPAPIREFPKKYLIIGGLLFVFYESSISLSLGLASTAASSVEVSLVNYLWPTMMVLLAAGVSRRRHAVWKVLPGAIVATVGVALAVGGNSGLDWQAAAGHIADNPLPYVLAFAGALAWSVYAVFTPAWSHGVDGTSVFFPCVAVALWIIHFASGQGWPAEPPSLVAWLFVFIAAAAIGGGYACWGYGILHGSMERLAIASYATPVLSTGASAVLLGLALSLPFWCGALLVAAGSVLNYLVSARRSDPTT, encoded by the coding sequence ATGGCAGACGACGCGCGCAACGCAAGCGGCACACCGGCACCGACGGCAAGTCATGCCGGCCATTCCGGCGGACATGTTGTTTCCTCCCGTGCCACTGCGGTCGGCCTGATGGCAATTGTGCTGTGGAGTTTCATGGCCGGAACGGTGCGCATCGTCGCCGAAAGCTTCGGCGCCACGCTCGGATCGGCCCTGATATATACGGTCGGCGGTGTTCTGCTGCTGGTGTTCCGCCGCCCGGCGCCAATCCGTGAGTTCCCCAAGAAGTATCTGATTATCGGTGGACTGCTGTTTGTGTTTTATGAATCGTCGATTTCGCTTTCGCTCGGTTTGGCCTCTACGGCCGCTTCGTCGGTGGAAGTGAGTCTGGTCAACTACCTATGGCCCACGATGATGGTGCTTCTGGCGGCGGGCGTATCCCGTCGCAGGCATGCGGTGTGGAAGGTGCTGCCGGGCGCGATCGTGGCCACGGTTGGCGTCGCGCTGGCGGTTGGCGGTAATTCCGGGCTTGACTGGCAGGCAGCCGCTGGACACATAGCTGATAATCCGCTGCCGTATGTGTTGGCTTTTGCGGGCGCGCTCGCATGGTCGGTGTATGCGGTGTTCACGCCGGCCTGGTCACATGGAGTGGATGGCACTTCGGTGTTCTTCCCGTGTGTAGCCGTGGCATTGTGGATTATCCATTTTGCTTCCGGGCAGGGCTGGCCTGCAGAGCCGCCGAGTCTGGTCGCATGGCTGTTCGTCTTCATTGCGGCTGCCGCAATCGGCGGTGGCTATGCCTGCTGGGGCTACGGCATTCTGCACGGCTCGATGGAGCGGCTGGCCATCGCCTCCTATGCCACGCCGGTGCTCTCCACTGGGGCCAGTGCGGTGCTATTGGGATTGGCGTTATCGTTGCCGTTCTGGTGCGGTGCGTTGCTGGTGGCCGCTGGTTCGGTGCTGAATTATCTGGTCAGCGCGCGTCGCTCAGACCCCACCACGTAG
- a CDS encoding alpha/beta hydrolase, whose product MRNSVWKTLMELSLIRGIVPQTVFGVTAVAALVLLIGLVVGKRNRAHRMHPLIVSLIVAVAAGAVGLLAAWLVSDVFMAFEVSLGWPVIFTIAGGIAAVGFVIAAAVIVQGLRRVVAIILVPLILVSTALGVDSIYGEYQTIGNLVGYSPYASLSSVKVHESAMSVDQWRKRAQRNDLPDMPQTGKVLTVTIPNTKSNFAARPAMIYLPPAALSEMPPTLPVMELMAGQPGSPSRLIDAGNIAAMMDSYAAKHDGLAPIVIVPDQNGEASHNSLCADTTQGNAETYLTKDVVVWAKRNLPVAKSAKMWAIGGFSQGGTCTTQLGPRHPELYGAMLPVDGELKPTNGTVAKMVKEYFAGDQSAYDAQVPVNVIAATGSSDQALFSGAGERDKESIHNMRLIAQAARKVGMDVTELVVPDTGHDWHAVQAVWRAGLDWFGERTGLGEMPQPLKDYNQVEVLQ is encoded by the coding sequence ATGAGGAACTCCGTCTGGAAGACGTTGATGGAGCTGTCGCTGATTCGGGGAATCGTTCCTCAGACCGTATTCGGCGTGACCGCAGTGGCGGCACTCGTATTGCTGATCGGATTGGTTGTGGGCAAGCGGAACCGTGCGCATCGCATGCACCCGCTAATCGTGTCATTGATCGTCGCCGTGGCCGCCGGTGCTGTAGGCCTGTTGGCGGCATGGTTGGTATCCGACGTGTTCATGGCATTCGAGGTCTCGCTCGGCTGGCCGGTGATCTTTACCATCGCCGGCGGCATCGCGGCGGTCGGCTTCGTAATTGCCGCAGCTGTGATCGTCCAAGGACTGCGCCGCGTCGTCGCCATCATTCTGGTGCCGTTGATACTGGTCTCCACGGCACTCGGCGTGGATTCGATCTATGGCGAATACCAGACCATTGGCAACCTCGTCGGCTATTCGCCATATGCTTCGCTGAGCTCGGTCAAAGTGCACGAATCCGCGATGAGCGTGGACCAATGGCGTAAGCGTGCCCAGCGCAACGATTTGCCCGACATGCCGCAAACCGGCAAGGTGCTTACTGTCACCATTCCCAATACGAAATCGAACTTCGCCGCGCGCCCGGCAATGATCTATCTACCGCCCGCCGCGCTTAGCGAGATGCCTCCGACGTTGCCGGTTATGGAACTGATGGCCGGGCAGCCGGGCAGCCCGAGCCGCCTTATCGACGCGGGCAACATCGCGGCAATGATGGACTCGTATGCGGCCAAGCATGACGGTCTGGCGCCAATCGTGATTGTGCCCGACCAGAATGGTGAGGCGTCGCATAACAGCCTGTGTGCCGACACCACCCAAGGCAATGCCGAGACCTATCTCACCAAGGATGTGGTCGTGTGGGCTAAGAGGAATCTGCCTGTGGCCAAGTCGGCGAAGATGTGGGCGATTGGCGGCTTCTCGCAGGGTGGCACCTGCACCACGCAGCTCGGCCCGCGTCATCCTGAGTTGTACGGCGCGATGCTGCCGGTGGACGGTGAGCTCAAGCCGACGAATGGTACGGTCGCCAAGATGGTCAAGGAGTATTTCGCCGGTGACCAGTCCGCTTATGACGCACAGGTGCCGGTTAATGTGATTGCCGCCACCGGCTCGTCGGACCAGGCGCTGTTCTCCGGCGCGGGCGAACGGGATAAAGAGTCGATACATAATATGCGTCTGATTGCCCAAGCCGCACGCAAAGTCGGCATGGACGTCACCGAACTGGTCGTGCCGGATACCGGACATGACTGGCATGCGGTGCAAGCCGTCTGGCGGGCCGGGCTTGACTGGTTCGGCGAACGAACCGGATTGGGTGAGATGCCGCAACCGTTGAAGGACTACAACCAAGTGGAGGTGTTGCAATGA
- a CDS encoding bifunctional lysylphosphatidylglycerol flippase/synthetase MprF, whose protein sequence is MSDEQQHEGGRKPQTSHASKSHAPKSGHVADSWRELAEDARQWADGHRLTVVATTVLVVLNLVVWLVAAMAGFAFPLRLDTSMAEFDLGKLVCSLFLARGVIQLIIDAVLWLVMFSIAEPWLGRTRTVAAALACAAAGAFIGLGLCAAAGWLFQDSQFVSRMQFALSPLVLPVGALMAASAFCGHLWRRRIRLIGYVAILVALLYSGNPGDYCILAAALLGHIAGRVMAGPPAHAETGWHWLRSTSFEARRMFAAIAVVLALGPVISITSHNHAGPLSTVGLLMSPASVDNGTLAKCLAGATHSGCFLQFDLLRASMPGAVLRSLLPTAVTLVLAWGLYRGRRFAAICAVAINLFTAGVAIAYYLVVPLSFAPNGMTSLLQHGAITACVANALPPLIFAVALAAMLKHFPIRVGWRRLIGGVGVIVLALLACAAVYLMYGIAQPDAFAPRATASSLLAELPGRFLPIGFLSHMKLSFVPRTPLASVVYQGVGLVFWIVVLAVVMRWMSDVSESNERAQARAERLVETGGESMSFMTTWEGNDYWLSPTGKSAVAYRVLNGIALTCTGPFGDPAEWMDDLTGFTQYCVERSWSPVFYSVHREQRDALLAEGWNSIEVGSEMVVDPRVWKTTGKKWQDVRTAINKAKRDGITDVQSTFLESPLEVREQIEDISEEWAQLKALPEMKFTLGGVEELRDPRVRLLYAVDADGRVLGVTSWLPTWRDGRVIGWTLDFMRHRTDSPNGIMEFLIARMAERLRDEGAADPERAAEFMSLSAAPLAGMNPERDNAGEGGAPAGEGTQVLQHALQIVADWMEPAYGFHSLFNFKRKFQPTEAPVYVCYPDPAALPQIGLAVVRAYVPSVTPAEVAGMLSTLRS, encoded by the coding sequence ATGAGCGACGAACAGCAGCATGAGGGCGGCAGGAAGCCGCAGACCTCGCATGCGTCCAAGTCTCATGCGCCGAAATCCGGCCATGTTGCGGACAGCTGGCGTGAACTGGCCGAGGACGCGCGGCAGTGGGCGGATGGCCATAGGCTGACCGTTGTGGCCACGACGGTGCTGGTCGTGCTGAACTTGGTGGTATGGCTGGTGGCCGCCATGGCCGGATTCGCGTTCCCATTGCGCCTAGACACCAGTATGGCCGAGTTCGATCTCGGCAAACTGGTGTGCTCGTTGTTCCTGGCGCGCGGCGTGATCCAGCTCATCATTGATGCCGTGCTGTGGCTCGTCATGTTCTCCATCGCCGAGCCATGGCTGGGTCGCACCCGCACCGTTGCTGCTGCGCTCGCCTGCGCTGCTGCAGGCGCGTTTATCGGCCTTGGCCTGTGCGCGGCGGCCGGTTGGCTGTTCCAGGATTCCCAGTTCGTCTCCCGCATGCAGTTTGCCCTGAGCCCGCTGGTGCTGCCGGTCGGCGCATTGATGGCGGCCAGCGCCTTCTGCGGCCACCTGTGGCGGCGGCGTATCCGGCTCATCGGATATGTGGCGATTCTGGTCGCGCTGCTCTACAGCGGCAACCCCGGCGACTACTGCATTCTCGCCGCCGCATTGCTCGGTCACATCGCCGGCCGTGTGATGGCCGGTCCACCCGCGCACGCCGAAACCGGCTGGCACTGGCTGCGTAGCACTTCATTCGAAGCGCGTCGCATGTTCGCCGCCATCGCCGTGGTGCTGGCGCTGGGGCCGGTCATTTCCATCACCTCGCATAACCATGCCGGGCCGTTGAGCACGGTCGGCCTACTGATGAGCCCGGCTTCCGTCGACAACGGCACCTTGGCCAAATGCTTGGCCGGAGCCACGCACAGCGGTTGCTTCCTGCAATTCGACCTGTTGCGTGCTTCGATGCCTGGCGCGGTTCTGCGCTCGCTGCTGCCCACAGCCGTGACCTTGGTGCTGGCATGGGGCCTGTATCGCGGTCGCCGGTTTGCGGCCATCTGCGCTGTGGCCATCAACCTGTTCACTGCGGGCGTCGCCATTGCCTATTATCTGGTCGTGCCGCTGAGCTTTGCGCCGAACGGTATGACGTCCTTGCTGCAGCATGGCGCGATTACCGCTTGCGTGGCGAATGCTCTGCCACCGTTGATTTTTGCCGTCGCCTTGGCTGCGATGCTGAAGCATTTCCCGATTCGTGTCGGCTGGCGCCGGCTGATCGGCGGCGTCGGTGTAATCGTGCTGGCCTTACTGGCCTGCGCCGCCGTGTACCTTATGTACGGCATCGCCCAGCCGGACGCGTTTGCGCCTCGGGCCACGGCGTCGTCGCTGTTGGCCGAACTGCCGGGACGGTTCCTGCCCATCGGGTTCCTGAGCCATATGAAGTTGTCGTTCGTGCCGCGTACGCCATTGGCGTCCGTGGTGTATCAGGGCGTTGGCTTGGTGTTCTGGATCGTGGTGCTGGCCGTGGTGATGCGTTGGATGAGCGACGTCAGTGAGTCGAATGAACGGGCGCAGGCCCGTGCCGAACGGCTGGTTGAGACCGGCGGCGAATCGATGAGCTTCATGACCACGTGGGAAGGCAACGACTATTGGCTGTCGCCCACGGGCAAATCGGCCGTGGCATACCGTGTACTCAACGGTATTGCGTTGACCTGCACTGGGCCATTTGGCGATCCGGCGGAGTGGATGGACGATCTGACCGGATTCACGCAGTATTGCGTGGAACGGTCGTGGTCGCCGGTGTTCTACAGTGTGCATCGCGAGCAGCGTGATGCGCTGCTGGCTGAGGGATGGAACTCGATTGAGGTCGGTAGTGAAATGGTTGTGGACCCGCGTGTGTGGAAGACCACCGGCAAGAAATGGCAGGACGTGCGTACCGCCATCAACAAAGCCAAGCGCGACGGCATCACCGATGTGCAGTCCACGTTCCTGGAATCGCCGCTGGAAGTGCGTGAGCAGATTGAGGACATCTCCGAGGAATGGGCACAGCTCAAGGCTTTGCCGGAGATGAAGTTTACGTTGGGCGGTGTCGAGGAACTGCGTGACCCGCGCGTGCGTCTTCTGTATGCCGTCGATGCGGATGGGCGTGTGCTGGGCGTCACCAGCTGGCTGCCCACATGGCGTGATGGGCGCGTGATCGGTTGGACACTGGACTTCATGCGGCATCGTACCGACAGTCCTAACGGCATCATGGAGTTCCTGATTGCGCGTATGGCCGAGCGTCTGCGTGATGAGGGGGCTGCGGATCCGGAGCGTGCCGCAGAATTCATGAGTTTGTCCGCGGCTCCGTTGGCCGGTATGAACCCCGAGCGGGACAATGCCGGCGAAGGTGGTGCGCCGGCCGGGGAAGGCACACAGGTGCTCCAGCATGCGCTGCAGATCGTGGCCGATTGGATGGAGCCGGCGTACGGCTTCCATTCGTTGTTCAACTTCAAGCGCAAGTTCCAGCCCACCGAGGCACCGGTCTACGTGTGCTACCCGGACCCGGCGGCATTGCCCCAGATCGGGCTGGCCGTGGTGCGCGCCTACGTGCCCAGCGTGACGCCCGCCGAAGTGGCCGGCATGCTCAGCACGCTGCGGTCGTAG
- the msrB gene encoding peptide-methionine (R)-S-oxide reductase MsrB, with protein sequence MSELTEHNDGNTQVAYFAGGCFWGLERYFQNVDGVTDTTVGYAQSTVESPTYEQVCAGGTDAAETVQVTFDPARVSLRTLALLFLEVIDPFSVDQQGEDRGRQYRTGMFYTDETQRAVYVAALEQLVDRQPQRPAVLVEPLRNFYPAEAHHQDYLINNPGGYCHVPIAAIANVKRRQKYVERIWDLTLEQFAVTQNAATERPFVNEYDEEFEPGIYVDIVSGEPLFSSRDKFDSGCGWPAFSRPIKGDLLTEHEDHRIPGRDRIEVRTSDTQIHLGHVFADGPADRGGLRYCMNSAALRFVPRSRMAEEGYGDWVPVVDGEADGPVGKTDQPGAAHER encoded by the coding sequence ATGAGCGAACTTACCGAACATAATGACGGCAACACGCAGGTCGCATACTTCGCCGGCGGCTGCTTCTGGGGGCTGGAGCGCTACTTCCAGAACGTCGACGGTGTCACGGACACCACGGTTGGCTACGCGCAATCCACGGTCGAATCGCCGACCTACGAGCAGGTGTGCGCGGGCGGCACGGATGCAGCCGAAACCGTGCAGGTTACTTTCGACCCAGCACGGGTAAGCCTGCGGACACTGGCATTGCTGTTCTTGGAAGTCATCGACCCGTTCTCGGTGGATCAGCAGGGCGAGGACCGCGGCCGGCAATACCGCACCGGCATGTTCTACACGGACGAGACGCAGCGTGCCGTGTACGTGGCGGCCTTGGAGCAGCTGGTCGACCGTCAGCCGCAGCGCCCGGCCGTGTTGGTCGAGCCGCTACGCAATTTCTACCCGGCCGAGGCCCATCATCAGGATTATCTGATCAACAATCCCGGCGGCTACTGCCATGTGCCGATTGCGGCGATTGCGAACGTGAAGCGCCGTCAGAAGTACGTGGAGCGTATCTGGGACTTGACGCTCGAGCAGTTCGCGGTCACGCAGAACGCCGCTACTGAACGCCCGTTCGTCAACGAGTATGACGAGGAGTTCGAGCCCGGCATTTACGTGGATATCGTCAGCGGCGAGCCGTTGTTCTCTTCGCGGGACAAGTTCGACTCCGGCTGTGGCTGGCCCGCGTTTTCCCGGCCGATTAAGGGTGACTTGCTGACTGAGCACGAGGATCATCGCATTCCGGGGCGTGATCGTATTGAGGTGCGCACTTCCGACACGCAGATTCATCTGGGCCACGTGTTCGCCGATGGTCCGGCCGATCGCGGCGGCCTGCGCTACTGTATGAATTCCGCCGCGCTGCGATTCGTGCCGCGCTCGCGCATGGCCGAGGAAGGCTACGGCGACTGGGTTCCGGTTGTGGATGGGGAAGCTGACGGTCCGGTCGGGAAGACCGATCAGCCTGGGGCAGCTCACGAACGGTAA